A part of Liolophura sinensis isolate JHLJ2023 chromosome 1, CUHK_Ljap_v2, whole genome shotgun sequence genomic DNA contains:
- the LOC135461435 gene encoding uncharacterized protein LOC135461435 has translation MLGLQPCVFLVMLTLHAAQKVDVEPHKQLIVDLHNEYRRREKAADMMYLEWDDELSHEAAVWAKRCKFLHQENEYGENIAYDINEAKPDMFVKRILRQWYDERMRYYRSPYGCRNSCHYTQMIWSDTSHVGCAMAQCKTLLVWGQYMHNAFYLVCYYSPRGNWIGQYPYLSGTSCSRCPRGHWCNKGLCKSRESTNYSKIHTKTSFTSVYSSGATADEAVADISQTLTVISAKPDVKLKPGPMSGRESLDDKFGNRKTDGCEDLQKVFCEAWARQGECERNSDAMDHYCKRSCGRCPRDNGDVIGDGNTHVIRQSDEQCEDMYESRQCQIWATVGECELNPVSMEHYCKRSCGLCDPMARGFSDERNYTPVKDDTGTATVSETRTTQNTGSSAKKKKKKKCKDTFTKRKCKYMYKMGMCKVHHLENWMRSNCGKTCGFCLKRKYRTGLPQKTGECQDNRSESKCQRLKGKGYCTTKKKKMRRKCAATCGLCEDEPT, from the exons ATGCTAGGCCTCCAGCCATGTGTCTTTCTCGTCATGCTCACCCTCCACGCTGCACAGAAAGTCGACGTGGAACCTCACAAACAGCTGATCGTTGATCTCCACAACGAGTACCGACGGCGCGAAAAGGCGGCCGATATGATGTATCTG GAGTGGGATGATGAATTATCCCACGAGGCCGCGGTCTGGGCGAAACGCTGTAAATTCTTACACCAGGAAAACGAATATGGAGAAAACATAGCGTATGATATTAACGAGGCTAAGCCGGACATGTTCGTGAAGCGAATCCTCCGGCAGTGGTACGATGAGAGGATGCGGTACTACCGGAGTCCTTACGGCTGCCGAAACAGTTGCCATTATACCCAG ATGATCTGGTCTGACACTTCCCATGTGGGTTGTGCCATGGCCCAGTGCAAAACCTTGTTAGTTTGGGGCCAGTATATGCACAACGCCTTCTACCTCGTTTGTTATTATTCACCTCG CGGTAATTGGATTGGCCAGTATCCCTATCTCTCCGGAACCTCTTGCTCAAGATGCCCCCGTGGACATTGGTGTAACAAGGGACTGTGCAAAA GTCGCGAGTCCACAAACTATagcaaaatacacacaaaaacctCATTCACTTCGGTCTACTCCTCAG GTGCTACAGCAGATGAGGCTGTAGCAGACATTTCCCAGACTCTAACCGTAATCAGCGCAAAGCCAGATGTCAAGTTAAAACCAGGACCCATGTCAGGCAGGGAAAGCTTAGATGACAAATTCGGGAACCGCAAGACGGACGGCTGTGAAGATCTCCAGAAAGTGTTTTGCGAGGCTTGGGCCAGACAAGGGGAGTGTGAGCGGAACAGTGACGCCATGGATCACTATTGTAAAAGGTCTTGTGGACGTTGTCCCAGAG ATAACGGGGACGTGATCGGCGATGGGAATACCCACGTGATTCGCCAAAGCGACGAGCAGTGTGAGGATATGTACGAGTCTAGACAGTGTCAGATCTGGGCGACTGTCGGCGAATGCGAACTGAACCCAGTCAGCATGGAGCACTACTGTAAACGATCATGCGGTCTCTGCGATCCAA TGGCCAGAGGCTTTAGTGATGAACGGAACTATACACCAGTGAAGGACGATACGGGAACAGCGACAGTCAGCGAAACGAGGACAACACAGAACACGGGTAGTAGCgcgaagaaaaagaagaagaagaagtgCAAAGACACCTTTACGAAGAGgaaatgcaaatatatgtacaaaatgggAATGTGTAAAGTTCATCATCTGGAGAACTGGATGAGGAGCAACTGTGGGAAAACATGTGGATTTTGTTTAAAAC GCAAATACAGAACCGGTCTGCCCCAAAAAACAGGGGAATGTCAGGATAATCGAAGTGAATCAAAATGCCAGCGTCTGAAAGGAAAAGGGTATTGTAccacaaagaagaaaaagatgAGACGGAAGTGTGCAGCGACGTGTGGACTATGTGAAGACGAACCCACGTGA